From the Synechococcus sp. HK01-R genome, one window contains:
- a CDS encoding DUF3155 domain-containing protein, which produces MSKKRKRISRRRLAGQRVLAHVPTYNLETGEHKPVTAGRRFIAENGITPPALLKVRRNEHTTDHFFWGEKGLFSAQYAEENHFLFPSLRSIVDNIGEDTLFEGLELVADDWEEMEEYEYAFV; this is translated from the coding sequence ATGTCCAAAAAGCGCAAGCGGATCAGTCGCCGCCGTCTCGCCGGTCAGCGTGTTCTCGCCCACGTGCCGACCTACAACCTCGAAACCGGTGAGCACAAGCCCGTCACCGCCGGTCGTCGCTTCATTGCCGAAAACGGCATTACACCTCCTGCACTGCTGAAGGTTCGCCGCAACGAACACACCACGGATCATTTCTTCTGGGGAGAAAAGGGTCTGTTCAGCGCTCAGTACGCCGAAGAGAACCACTTCCTTTTCCCTTCTCTGCGCTCCATCGTCGACAACATTGGCGAGGACACCCTGTTTGAAGGCCTCGAGCTCGTGGCTGATGACTGGGAAGAGATGGAGGAGTACGAATACGCCTTCGTCTGA